A window from Musa acuminata AAA Group cultivar baxijiao chromosome BXJ3-10, Cavendish_Baxijiao_AAA, whole genome shotgun sequence encodes these proteins:
- the LOC135650897 gene encoding alpha-L-fucosidase 2-like, protein MDRAEGEWVWVRQPGEADAAEWRAAAAAGILDDEERPLKVVFTSPAAHWTDAAPLGNGRLGAMVWGGVASETIQLNDDTLWTGVPGDYTNPDAPAVLAKVRKLVDSGDYAAAAAAGFGLSGLHSGIYQPLGDINLAFGDSATRYSDYYRDIDLKTATVNVKYTIDNVEFTREHFSSNPHQVVVTKFSASKAGSLSFTVYLDSQLEHHSSVSGTSQIVMEGSCPGQVSSPGEIKSEKSSGIKFSAILDLQCGGVGSKVQVIDGGKLKVEGADWVILLLAASSSFEGPFTNPSDSKKDPTSAAWNTINSVRNMSYTQLYTHHLDDYQSLFNRVTLQLSKESKNALEEESFVSARKGHKSDSDVPRVEEGNSSRSASSTISTAERVKSFTNDEDPSLVELLFHYGRYLLISCSRPGTQIANLQGIWNKDTNPAWDGAPHLNINLQMNYWPSLPCNLSECQQPLFDFMASLVRNGSNTAKVNYEVGGWVAHQVTDIWAKTSPDVGDPVWALWPMGGAWLCTHLWEHYRFTMDKDFLRNTAYPLLKGCASFLLDWLIEGRGGYLETNPSTSPEHTFIAPDGKTASVSYSTTMDMAIIREVFSAVISSDKVLGNSDTEFVQRIDKARSRLPPTRISRDGSILEWAQDFEDRDVYHRHVSHLFGLFPGHTITLRKTPDLCKAAANSLYKRGDAGPGWSTTWKMALWARLRNGNHAYRMIKQLFILVDPDREANVEGGLYSNLFTAHPPFQIDANFGFAAAIAEMLVQSTDRDLYLLPALPRDKWASGFVRGLKARGGTTVNISWKKGELHETWFWTGKENSVIRLHYREHVATVTLTCGNIYRFNKHLKCLKTYPFG, encoded by the exons ATGGATAGAGCGGAGGGGGAATGGGTGTGGGTGCGGCAGCCGGGGGAGGCGGACGCGGCGGAGTGGCGGGCCGCCGCAGCCGCCGGGATCCTGGACGACGAGGAGCGACCGCTCAAGGTGGTGTTCACCTCGCCGGCGGCGCACTGGACCGACGCGGCTCCACTCGGCAACGGCCGCCTCGGCGCCATGGTGTGGGGCGGCGTCGCCTCCGAGACCATCCAACTTAACG ATGATACGCTATGGACGGGCGTGCCCGGAGATTATACGAATCCAGATGCGCCTGCCGTGCTCGCTAAAGTTAGAAAACTGGTGGACAGTGGAGATTATGCAGCAGCTGCAGCCGCTGGCTTTGGCTTATCTGGTCTCCACTCTGGT ATCTACCAGCCTCTCGGCGACATCAATCTAGCGTTTGGAGATTCGGCTACTAGATACAGTGATTATTATAGAGATATTGACTTGAAAACTGCGACAGTAAATGTCAAGTATACCATTGATAATGTCGAATTTACGAGAGAACACTTCTCTTCAAATCCTCACCAAGTAGTTGTCACCAAGTTTTCTGCTAGTAAAGCAGGGTCGCTTTCCTTTACGGTATATTTAGACAGCCAATTAGAACATCACTCCAGCGTAAGCGGGACAAGTCAGATAGTCATGGAAGGTAGTTGCCCCGGGCAAGTATCCTCACCTGGGGAAATTAAATCTGAGAAATCAAGTGGAATTAAGTTCTCGGCGATTCTTGATCTGCAGTGTGGCGGTGTTGGTAGTAAGGTACAGGTAATAGATGGAGGGAAATTGAAAGTTGAAGGTGCAGATTGGGTTATTTTGCTTCTTGCAGCTTCTTCCTCATTTGAAGGGCCGTTCACAAATCCTTCAGATTCAAAGAAGGATCCTACATCGGCTGCCTGGAATACAATAAATTCTGTTAGGAACATGTCTTACACACAGCTATATACCCATCATTTGGATGATTATCAAAGTCTTTTTAATCGTGTTACTTTGCAACTGTCAAAAGAATCTAAAAATGCACTTGAAGAAGAAAGTTTTGTGTCTGCTCGGAAAGGTCATAAATCCGATTCAGATGTGCCTAGAGTAGAAGAAGGAAATTCATCAAGATCAGCTTCTTCAACCATTTCTACAGCAGAAAGAGTGAAATCTTTTACAAATGATGAAGATCCTTCCTTGGTAGAACTTTTATTTCATTATGGTCGTTATTTGCTTATCTCTTGTTCGAGACCTGGAACTCAGATTGCAAACTTACAAGGAATATGGAACAAGGATACTAATCCAGCATGGGA TGGAGCTCCTCACTTGAACATCAATTTGCAAATGAATTACTGGCCATCTCTTCCTTGCAATCTTAGTGAGTGCCAACAACCGCTGTTTGATTTTATGGCTTCTCTTGTGCGTAATGGGAGTAATACAGCCAAA GTCAATTATGAAGTTGGTGGTTGGGTGGCTCATCAAGTCACCGACATATGGGCAAAAACATCACCTGATGTTGGCGATCCAGTGTGGGCTCTCTGGCCGATGGGCGGGGCTTGGCTTTGTACACATCTGTGGGAGCATTACAGATTCACAATGGATAAA GACTTTTTACGAAATACAGCATACCCTCTTCTGAAAGGATGTGCTTCCTTTCTATTGGACTGGCTGATTGAAGGCCGTGGAGGTTATTTGGAAACCAATCCTTCAACATCTCCAGAGCATACTTTTATAGCTCCAGATGGTAAAACTGCCAGTGTTAGCTATTCAACAACAATGGATATGGCCATCATAAGAGAAGTGTTTTCTGCGGTTATCTCTTCCGATAAG GTACTGGGGAATTCTGATACTGAATTTGTCCAGCGGATCGACAAGGCTCGTTCACGGCTACCCCCAACTAGAATTTCTAGAGATGGTTCGATCTTAGAATGG GCACAAGATTTTGAGGATCGAGATGTCTACCATCGGCATGTCTCACACTTATTTGGTCTTTTCCCTGGCCATACAATAACACTTCGTAAGACACCTGATTTATGTAAAGCTGCTGCTAACAGCCTTTACAAGAGAG GGGATGCTGGTCCAGGATGGTCAACTACATGGAAGATGGCTTTATGGGCTCGTCTTCGCAACGGCAACCATGCATATAGGATGATCAAGCAGTTGTTTATCTTGGTTGATCCTGATCGTGAGGCAAATGTTGAAGGAGGATTGTACAGCAACTTGTTCACAGCACATCCTCCCTTCCAGATTGATGCAAATTTCGG ctTTGCAGCGGCGATTGCAGAAATGCTCGTACAGAGCACCGACCGTGACCTGTATTTACTCCCTGCTCTCCCACGGGACAAGTGGGCTTCAGGTTTTGTAAGAGGATTGAAGGCACGAGGTGGTACTACTGTTAACATCAGCTGGAAGAAAGGGGAGCTCCATGAAACCTGGTTTTGGACTGGGAAGGAAAATTCCGTCATAAGATTGCATTACAGGGAACACGTAGCCACTGTCACTCTCACTTGTGGCAACATTTATAGATTCAACAAGCATCTAAAATGCTTGAAGACATACCCCTTTGGGTAG
- the LOC104000782 gene encoding alpha-L-fucosidase 2-like → MDRAEEVDWVWVGRPGEADAAEWRAAAAAGLQDEVERPLKVVFTSPAAHWTDAAPLGNGRLGAMVWGGVASETIQLNDDTLWTGVPGDYTNPDAPAVLAKVRKLVDIGDYAAATAAAFGLSGLHSGVYQPLGDINLVFGDSDTRYSAYYRDIELKTATVNVKYTIEDVEYTREHFSSNPHQVVVTKFSADKAGMLSFIVYLDSKLQHHSSISGTSQIVMEGSCPRQIISSGEIKSEKSSGIKFSAILDLQCGGVGSKVQVIDGGKLKVEGADWVILLLAASSSFEGPFTNPSDSKKDPTSAAWNTINSVRNMSYTQLYTHHLDDYQSLFNRVTLQLSKESKNALEEENFVAVQKGHKTDSDVPKVEKGNSSRFASSTISTAERVKSFKNDEDPSLVDLLFHYGRYLLISCSRPGTQIANLQGIWNKDTEPAWDGAPHLNINLQMNYWPSLPCNLSECQEPLFDFIASLVRNGSKTAKVNYEASGWVAHQVTDIWAKTSPDRGDPLWALWPMGGAWLCTHLWEHYSFSMDKDFLQNTAYPLLKGCASFLLDWLIEGRGGYLETNPSTSPEHSFIAPDGKTASVSYSTTMDMAIIKEVFSAVISSDKVLGSSDSEFVQRIKKALSRLPPTRIARDGSIMEWAQDFEDPDVHHRHVSHLFGLFPGHTITIGKTPDLCKAAANSLYKRGDAGPGWSTTWKMALWARLHNSEHAYSMIKQLIILVDPDHEANYEGGLYSNLFTAHPPFQIDANFGFAAAIAEMLIQSTDHDLYLLPALPRDKWPSGYVRGLKARGSTTVNIRWKEGELHETWFWTRNINSIRRLHYGGHVTTVTLSCGNIYRFNKHLKCVKTYPFG, encoded by the exons ATGGATAGAGCGGAGGAGGTGGATTGGGTGTGGGTGGGGCGGCCGGGGGAGGCGGACGCGGCGGAGTGGCGGGCCGCCGCAGCCGCCGGGCTCCAGGACGAGGTGGAGCGACCGCTCAAGGTGGTGTTCACCTCGCCGGCGGCGCACTGGACCGACGCGGCTCCACTCGGCAACGGCCGCCTCGGCGCCATGGTGTGGGGCGGCGTTGCCTCCGAGACCATCCAACTTAACG ATGATACGCTATGGACGGGCGTGCCCGGCGATTATACGAATCCAGATGCGCCTGCCGTGCTCGCTAAAGTTAGAAAACTGGTGGACATTGGAGATTATGCAGCAGCTACAGCCGCTGCCTTTGGCTTATCTGGTCTCCACTCTGGT GTCTACCAGCCTCTCGGCGACATCAATCTAGTGTTTGGAGATTCAGATACTAGATATAGTGCTTATTATAGAGATATTGAGTTGAAAACTGCGACAGTAAATGTCAAGTATACAATTGAAGATGTTGAATATACGAGGGAACACTTCTCTTCAAATCCTCACCAAGTAGTTGTCACGAAGTTTTCTGCAGATAAAGCAGGGATGCTTTCCTTTATAGTATATTTAGACAGCAAATTACAACATCACTCCAGCATAAGTGGGACAAGTCAGATAGTCATGGAAGGTAGTTGCCCTAGGCAAATAATCTCTAGTGGCGAAATTAAATCTGAGAAATCAAGTGGAATTAAGTTCTCGGCGATTCTTGATCTGCAGTGTGGTGGTGTTGGTAGTAAGGTACAGGTAATAGATGGAGGGAAATTGAAAGTTGAAGGTGCAGATTGGGTTATTTTGCTTCTTGCAGCTTCTTCCTCATTTGAAGGGCCGTTCACAAATCCTTCAGATTCAAAGAAGGATCCTACATCGGCTGCCTGGAATACAATAAATTCTGTTAGGAACATGTCTTACACACAGCTATATACCCATCATTTGGATGATTATCAAAGTCTTTTTAATCGTGTTACTTTGCAACTGTCAAAAGAATCTAAAAATGCACTTGAAGAAGAAAATTTTGTGGCGGTTCAGAAAGGTCATAAAACGGATTCAGATGTGCCCAAAGTAGAAAAAGGAAATTCATCAAGATTTGCTTCTTCAACCATTTCCACAGCAGAAAGAGTGAAATCTTTTAAAAATGATGAAGATCCTTCCTTGGTAGATCTTTTATTTCATTATGGTCGTTATTTGCTTATCTCTTGTTCGAGGCCTGGAACTCAGATTGCAAACTTACAAGGAATATGGAACAAGGATACTGAGCCAGCATGGGA TGGAGCTCCTCACTTGAACATCAATTTGCAAATGAATTATTGGCCATCTCTTCCTTGCAATCTTAGTGAGTGCCAAGAACCGCTGTTTGATTTTATAGCTTCTCTTGTTCGTAATGGGAGTAAAACAGCTAAA GTCAATTATGAAGCTAGTGGTTGGGTGGCTCATCAAGTCACTGACATATGGGCAAAAACATCACCTGATCGTGGCGATCCACTGTGGGCTCTCTGGCCGATGGGTGGGGCTTGGCTTTGTACACATCTATGGGAGCATTACAGCTTCTCAATGGATAAA GACTTTTTACAAAATACAGCATACCCTCTTCTGAAAGGATGTGCTTCCTTTCTATTGGACTGGCTGATCGAAGGCCGTGGAGGTTATTTGGAAACTAATCCTTCAACGTCTCCAGAGCATTCTTTTATAGCTCCAGATGGTAAGACTGCCAGTGTTAGCTATTCAACAACAATGGATATGGCCATCATAAAAGAAGTGTTTTCTGCGGTTATCTCTTCCGATAAG GTACTGGGGAGTTCTGATAGTGAATTTGTCCAGCGGATCAAGAAGGCACTTTCACGGCTACCCCCAACTAGAATTGCTAGAGATGGTTCAATCATGGAATGG GCCCAAGATTTTGAAGATCCAGATGTCCACCATCGTCATGTCTCACACTTATTTGGTCTTTTCCCTGGCCATACAATAACAATTGGAAAAACACCTGATTTATGTAAAGCTGCTGCTAACAGCCTTTACAAGAGAG GGGATGCTGGTCCAGGATGGTCAACTACATGGAAGATGGCTTTATGGGCTCGTCTTCACAACAGCGAGCATGCATACAGCATGATCAAGCAGTTGATTATCTTGGTTGATCCTGATCATGAGGCAAATTATGAAGGAGGATTGTACAGCAACTTGTTCACGGCACATCCTCCCTTCCAGATCGATGCAAATTTCGG CTTTGCAGCAGCAATTGCAGAAATGCTCATACAAAGCACCGATCATGACCTGTATTTACTCCCTGCACTCCCACGGGACAAGTGGCCTTCAGGTTATGTAAGAGGATTGAAAGCACGAGGTAGTACGACTGTTAACATCCGCTGGAAAGAAGGGGAGCTCCATGAAACCTGGTTTTGGACTAGGAACATAAATTCCATCAGAAGATTGCATTACGGGGGACATGTAACCACTGTCACTCTCTCTTGTGGCAACATTTATAGATTCAACAAGCATCTAAAATGCGTGAAGACATACCCCTTTGGGTAA
- the LOC135651575 gene encoding uncharacterized protein LOC135651575: MDAIGGWVGGGAPPTRALEILRETVRILRADPSPFMTALALICPVSAALLSGALVPLATAALLSRRLALLAVASGLPPARPLFQLCRHFVAILLSAAACFPLLVTALLLARSSIAYSVACSYAARNVRRVEFFAAVRPIWRCILFTYLWICAAISACVVLFLALLLLVCNLCAILGYPPEIIVYPALLVVLVFSIVYAHTIIVCNLAGVVSVLEEISGLRAFLRSVRLIRGKRQVGLLMFLGSTIGMGFVQGLFEHRVKTVSYGDGSSRLWEGPLLVFMYSFVVLVDSMMSAVFYFTCRSSIIEETDEDVHELEEKENVSTEVTDIK; the protein is encoded by the coding sequence ATGGACGCCATCGGCGGCTGGGTCGGAGGGGGGGCGCCGCCGACGAGAGCGCTGGAGATCCTGCGTGAGACCGTGCGGATCCTTCGAGCTGATCCGTCCCCCTTCATGACCGCGCTCGCCCTCATCTGCCCCGTTTCCGCCGCTCTCCTCTCCGGCGCCCTCGTCCCTCTCGCCACCGCCGCCCTCCTCTCCCGCCGCCTCGCCCTCCTCGCCGTAGCTAGCGGCCTCCCCCCCGCCCGTCCCCTCTTCCAGCTCTGCCGCCACTTCGTTGCCATCCTCCTCTCTGCCGCCGCCTGCTTCCCCCTCCTGGTCACCGCCCTCCTCCTTGCCCGCTCCTCCATTGCCTACTCCGTCGCCTGCTCCTACGCCGCAAGGAATGTCCGCCGCGTCGAGTTCTTCGCCGCCGTGCGCCCGATCTGGCGCTGCATTCTCTTCACCTACCTCTGGATCTGCGCCGCCATCTCTGCCTGCGTCGTTCTGTTCCTCGCCCTTCTCCTGCTCGTCTGCAATCTGTGCGCTATATTGGGCTACCCGCCCGAAATCATCGTCTACCCGGCGCTACTTGTCGTGCTCGTCTTCTCAATTGTTTACGCTCACACCATCATCGTCTGCAACCTCGCGGGCGTGGTCTCCGTCTTAGAAGAGATCTCTGGCCTACGCGCTTTCCTCAGGTCGGTCAGACTGATTAGGGGGAAGAGACAGGTGGGGCTGCTGATGTTTCTTGGTTCGACCATTGGCATGGGTTTCGTGCAGGGGTTGTTCGAGCATAGAGTGAAGACGGTGAGCTACGGAGATGGTTCATCGCGGCTGTGGGAGGGACCACTTCTCGTCTTCATGTATTCGTTTGTTGTACTAGTAGATTCAATGATGAGCGCAGTCTTCTATTTTACCTGTAGATCCTCTATCATCGAAGAAACGGATGAGGATGTCCATGAGCTCGAAGAAAAGGAGAATGTTTCTACTGAAGTGACCGATATCAAGTGA